One segment of Desulfosudis oleivorans Hxd3 DNA contains the following:
- a CDS encoding class I SAM-dependent methyltransferase, whose product MGNTWKKEKEFTHCALCGADDYTTLYPALDIKISLQWFPIVRCNSCGLVYTNPRPPEKNIKAYYGSKYYSYQTFPANKESTEMANSGKKVLDVGCGSGNWLYHQRLLGHDVYGVEIDSGAVTAGRRMELSIFQGRLTEAGFESEFFDYIRMNHVLEHVYSPLETLREVRRILKNDGTLFVEVHNFDSVESFLLRATWRQLEVPRHLWHFSPHTLEKLLREAGLRITQKKMKPFPDSFKAIGTYLRCQYTTVRLIFQRLKKEKKRTPSFLLFFASISVLGCYLIKYWMARLSGRVRPDNESLIQYECMPDT is encoded by the coding sequence ATGGGAAATACTTGGAAAAAAGAAAAGGAATTCACGCACTGTGCGCTGTGCGGGGCGGACGACTATACAACGCTTTATCCGGCGCTTGATATCAAAATCAGCTTGCAATGGTTTCCGATTGTCCGGTGCAATTCGTGCGGCCTGGTGTACACAAATCCTCGGCCCCCAGAGAAAAATATCAAAGCGTATTACGGCAGCAAATACTATTCGTATCAAACCTTCCCGGCCAATAAAGAATCTACCGAAATGGCGAATTCCGGCAAAAAGGTCCTTGATGTGGGTTGTGGTAGCGGAAATTGGCTGTATCACCAGAGGCTTTTGGGGCACGATGTTTATGGTGTGGAAATTGACTCGGGGGCAGTCACGGCCGGCCGTCGGATGGAGCTTTCTATATTTCAAGGCAGGCTTACGGAGGCTGGTTTCGAAAGTGAATTTTTTGATTACATCCGAATGAACCATGTCTTGGAACACGTTTATTCACCCCTGGAGACCTTGAGGGAAGTCCGGCGGATTCTGAAAAACGACGGCACCCTGTTTGTCGAGGTACACAATTTTGATTCAGTTGAATCATTTCTGCTGCGGGCCACCTGGCGGCAGCTGGAAGTTCCTCGGCACCTGTGGCACTTCAGCCCGCATACCCTGGAAAAACTTCTTCGTGAAGCCGGATTACGGATTACACAGAAAAAAATGAAGCCATTCCCGGATAGCTTTAAGGCGATTGGAACCTATCTGCGGTGTCAATATACTACGGTCAGGCTGATCTTCCAGAGGTTAAAAAAAGAAAAAAAAAGAACCCCGTCTTTTTTATTATTTTTTGCATCTATTTCAGTTCTAGGCTGTTATCTTATAAAGTACTGGATGGCGAGGCTGTCCGGCCGGGTCCGGCCGGACAATGAAAGCCTGATTCAATATGAGTGCATGCCAGACACATAG